TAACCTTTGTGGCTTTGAGCCAGCAGCACAATTTTTCCAAAAGCTGACGGGTTCTGCAAAGGTGTCTCTGGGGTTTCAGGAAGCCTGAGCTCTAGACCTAAAATCGGTTTAATGCCTTCTTTTTCACATGCAAAATAAAACTCAATAGCCCCAAACATATTTGAGGAGTCTGTCAGAGCCAAAGCAGGCATTTTATACTCTGCCGCCTTTTTCACCAGTCCCCCAATAGAGTTCGACGCCTCTAACAAGGAATAATGGCTATGGGTATGAAGGTGAACAAACGACATCTATCAAGTCTACGAAAAAGCAGAGAGTTTTAACATTTAAAACACAGCGCGCCACTCTCAGAAGCTCCCGCCATCGCTAGAAGAGTGAAGGTTTAAATCATATCCTTCTCGAAAGCCCCATCCGAGCGAGCAATGCGTATCCGACCAGCGTTGGCCTGTGGGGCCGAAAGGACCCAGAGGGTAACGTAGGCCGAAGACGCTTTGCACCCGAGTCGGTCTTTGGGGGTTTTGAGAAGGATATGATTTAAACCTTCACTCTTCTAGGGATGGCGGTCGACGATGAGGCCTGCGTAGGTTTGGGCGACGGGCATGATTTCTATGCTGTTGACATTTACATGCTTGGGTTGGGCGCTGGCCCAGTAGATGCTTTCGGCGATGTCTTCGGGTGTGAGGGCTTGGGTGTTTTTGTAGAGTTCTTGGGCTTTATTTTCATCGCCTCTAAATCTGACATAAGAAAATTCGGTTTCCCCGACTAAGCCAGGTTCGATATTGGTGACTCGAAGAGCTGTGCCGTGGAGGTCGGTTCTGAGGTTAAGGCTAAATTGTCTGACAAAGGCTTTGCTGGCTCCATAGACATTTCCGCCTTTGTAAGGCCAGCTGCCTGCAATAGAGCCAATATTGATAATGTGACCATGGTTGCGTTTGAGCATGGAAGGTAAAAGGGTGCGGGTCATATACACTAGGCCCTTATTGTTGGTGTCTATCACTTCTTCCCAGTCAGAAAGGTCAGCGTCTTGGGCTAGGTCAACACCTCTGGCAAGCCCTGCATTGTTCACTAAAATATCTATGTCTTGCCAAGCTTGAGGTAGGTTTTGCGGTAAAACTTCCACACTTTTACGATCTGTCACATC
This genomic window from Pseudobdellovibrionaceae bacterium contains:
- a CDS encoding SDR family NAD(P)-dependent oxidoreductase; amino-acid sequence: DVTDRKSVEVLPQNLPQAWQDIDILVNNAGLARGVDLAQDADLSDWEEVIDTNNKGLVYMTRTLLPSMLKRNHGHIINIGSIAGSWPYKGGNVYGASKAFVRQFSLNLRTDLHGTALRVTNIEPGLVGETEFSYVRFRGDENKAQELYKNTQALTPEDIAESIYWASAQPKHVNVNSIEIMPVAQTYAGLIVDRHP